Proteins encoded together in one Micromonospora kangleipakensis window:
- a CDS encoding ABC transporter ATP-binding protein → MSPPPTDGIDLALQHVGVRFGGLVALDDVSLRVPPGRIVGVIGPNGAGKTTLFNVVCGFVPPTSGALTLDGRPFRPRPHRLTRLGIARTLQGVGLFPGLSVVENVMAGASHAARAGFAAALFGLPRSDRDERRLRDVAHDLLAELGVAEHAAAAPAALPYAVRKRVALARALIARPRLLLLDEPAGGLSAEDITELGELVTALPGRAGGACSIMLVEHHMDLVMSVCHEIVVLDFGRVIAAGTPEQVRDDPLVTEAYLGADVPAGAAAPGAGASS, encoded by the coding sequence ATGAGCCCTCCACCCACCGACGGAATCGATCTGGCCCTTCAGCACGTCGGCGTGCGCTTCGGCGGGCTGGTCGCCCTCGACGACGTCTCCCTGCGGGTGCCGCCCGGCCGGATCGTCGGCGTGATCGGCCCCAACGGCGCCGGCAAGACCACCCTGTTCAACGTGGTCTGCGGGTTCGTCCCGCCGACCAGCGGTGCGCTCACCCTCGACGGCCGGCCGTTCCGGCCGCGCCCGCACCGGCTCACCCGCCTCGGCATCGCCCGTACGCTCCAGGGCGTCGGCCTCTTCCCGGGTCTCAGCGTCGTCGAGAACGTGATGGCCGGCGCCAGCCACGCCGCCCGGGCCGGCTTCGCCGCCGCCCTGTTCGGCCTGCCGCGCAGCGACCGCGACGAGCGGCGGCTGCGGGACGTGGCCCACGACCTGCTGGCCGAGCTGGGCGTCGCGGAGCACGCCGCGGCGGCCCCCGCCGCCCTGCCGTACGCCGTCCGCAAGCGGGTCGCCCTCGCCCGAGCGCTGATCGCCCGGCCCCGCCTGCTGCTGCTCGACGAGCCGGCCGGCGGCCTGAGCGCCGAGGACATCACCGAGCTGGGCGAGCTCGTCACGGCGCTGCCCGGCCGGGCGGGCGGGGCCTGCTCGATCATGCTCGTCGAGCACCACATGGACCTGGTGATGTCCGTCTGCCACGAGATCGTGGTGCTCGACTTCGGCCGGGTCATCGCCGCCGGCACACCCGAGCAGGTGCGGGACGACCCGCTGGTGACCGAGGCGTACCTCGGCGCCGACGTCCCGGCCGGGGCCGCGGCGCCGGGCGCGGGGGCCTCCTCGTGA
- a CDS encoding GNAT family N-acetyltransferase: MSDPEGAADAVATDRLILRKPRRADVPELFVLYADPRVWGPDPLSRHDTIEQTDRMVDNWCAAWRRDGLGMWTAYGADNTFVGIGGCFVRYGVAWNLGFRLLPGFWGQGYAQEISAAATTAARVLRADLPMTAYLLEGNERSRRVVERTGLRLAWRGADAGNPDASAVRLLYSDRQLSQEAVTALTER; encoded by the coding sequence ATGTCTGATCCCGAGGGTGCGGCTGATGCCGTCGCGACTGACCGCTTGATCCTTCGAAAGCCGAGGCGGGCGGACGTACCGGAGCTGTTCGTGCTGTACGCCGACCCACGAGTGTGGGGGCCCGACCCGCTGAGTCGCCACGATACGATCGAGCAGACCGACAGGATGGTCGATAACTGGTGTGCGGCTTGGCGGCGTGATGGCCTGGGAATGTGGACCGCTTACGGTGCGGACAACACCTTCGTCGGCATTGGGGGCTGCTTCGTCCGCTACGGCGTCGCGTGGAATCTCGGCTTCCGCCTTCTTCCAGGGTTCTGGGGACAGGGCTATGCGCAAGAGATCAGCGCAGCAGCGACGACGGCGGCGCGAGTTCTTCGCGCCGACCTGCCAATGACCGCTTACCTGTTGGAGGGCAACGAACGGTCTCGGCGGGTTGTCGAGCGTACCGGGCTCAGGCTGGCCTGGCGCGGCGCGGACGCGGGGAATCCCGACGCCTCGGCCGTTCGACTGCTCTACAGCGATCGGCAGCTGTCCCAGGAAGCCGTGACTGCTCTGACCGAGCGCTGA
- a CDS encoding PPOX class F420-dependent oxidoreductase: MDLPEDLVDLLHRPSICFITTLMPDGSPQISETWVDTDGKHIVINTVQGFQKVRNVVRDPRVAVAIADPEDPSRYIAVRGRVLDLTEHGAVEHIDRLSQKYLGRPYPWFGGRDQTRVIMTIEAEKISSPG; the protein is encoded by the coding sequence ATGGATCTACCCGAGGACCTGGTCGACCTGCTCCATAGGCCCAGCATCTGCTTCATCACGACGCTCATGCCCGATGGGTCACCTCAGATCAGCGAGACCTGGGTGGACACCGACGGCAAGCACATCGTCATCAACACCGTTCAGGGTTTTCAGAAGGTGCGCAACGTCGTACGCGACCCGCGCGTCGCGGTAGCGATCGCCGACCCGGAGGACCCGAGTCGCTACATCGCGGTACGCGGCCGGGTCCTCGACCTGACCGAGCACGGCGCCGTCGAGCACATCGACCGCCTGTCCCAGAAGTACCTCGGCCGCCCCTATCCGTGGTTCGGTGGCCGTGATCAGACTCGCGTGATCATGACGATTGAGGCGGAGAAGATCAGTTCTCCGGGTTGA
- a CDS encoding VOC family protein encodes MRMLHLGLRVTNLERSLAFYTAVGYARIGGVPETEFGSLTMLQLPDDPFASLELVYDPARPVEDIGAVNHLVVQVDDLSATIADLATRGVMAEPPTELGPGMRTSWLTDPDGYRIELVQWPPDHPAGMTAADFA; translated from the coding sequence ATGCGCATGTTGCACCTCGGGCTGCGGGTCACCAACCTGGAGCGCTCGCTCGCCTTCTACACAGCGGTCGGGTACGCCAGGATCGGCGGTGTCCCCGAGACAGAGTTCGGCAGCCTGACCATGCTTCAGCTTCCCGACGATCCGTTCGCCAGTCTCGAGCTCGTGTACGACCCCGCGAGACCGGTTGAGGACATCGGCGCCGTCAACCACCTCGTCGTCCAGGTGGACGACCTCAGCGCCACGATCGCCGATCTGGCAACCAGGGGCGTCATGGCCGAGCCGCCGACGGAGCTGGGGCCGGGGATGCGGACGTCATGGCTCACCGATCCCGACGGCTACAGGATCGAGCTCGTGCAATGGCCACCCGATCATCCGGCCGGCATGACGGCGGCCGATTTCGCCTGA